ATGCAGGCCCTCCCCCTGGCTTATTTTGAGAAAAACAAGACAGGTGATCTTCTGACCAAGGTGAACAATGACGCCAATGCCATCCAAACCATGATCATTGAAGTGGCTGGGGAAAGCATCCGGCAGCCTGCAACCATGATCGCAGCGATCGGCACGCTTATTTACATGTCGATCACCAACGGTGAATTCTTTTACCTGCTGCTGTTTCTCCTCACGGTCCCGATTCTTGTCATACCTGTGAAATTAATCGGGAGACATCTGAAAAAGCGTGGCAGGCAATTGCAGGACTCCCACGCAGAGGTCATGCAGCATCTCAATGAAAATCTCGATGCGCTGCAGGAGGTCCGCTCATTCAGTTTGGAAGAGCCGCAACAGCGAGAATTCAACAACAGGCTGGAAACAAATAAAACGATTCAACTCAAACTGAAAAAATATGAGCTGAGTCAGCAGCCATCTATGGAAATTATTATTTCCATCGCCATCGTGGCAGTATTCGTTTTTGCCTTCCAGGCTGGGATTGAATTTTCCATATTCGCCAAGCTTGCCGTGTTGCTTTACTTCACTTTTGATCCGCTCAAGCGTATCATGAAAATGGTAAACCTGGTGAACAAAACCGAAGGTTCCCTGCATCGTGTCGAAGAAATAATGGATATGCCATTACCGATGGTCGATCCACCCGACCCCAAACCACTCGATGTGGCCAATGGCGAAATCGCATTCAAGGACGTCAACTTTGCTTATGACGAAGAGCCGGTTTTGCGAAAAATGACAGTCGCCCTGGACGCCGGCAAAAGCGTGGCTCTGGTTGGTCCAAGTGGTGCCGGTAAATCGACTTTTGCAAAACTCGTCCCACGTTTTTATGACACGAGCGATGGTGTCATCTCCATCGATGGCACAGATGTGCGCGATGTGCGACAAGCGGATTTGCGACGTAACATTGCAGTGGTTTCGCAACACCCTGTTCTCTTTGATGCATCCATTATGGATAACATCCGTATCGGCAAACCAGATGCTTCACGCGAGGAAGTAGAAGAAGCGGCCAAGCGCGCTTTTGCGCATGACTTTATTGAAAGGTTCGACGATGGTTATGAAACCATCTGTGGTGAACGTGGTGACCGTTTATCCGGTGGTCAAAAACAACGCATCGCACTGGCCAGAGCTTTCTTGAAAGATGCGCCAATTCTCATACTCGATGAAGCCACCAGTGCACTGGACTCCGAAAGCGAACGCTTCATTCAGAAGGCACTGGCAGATTTGATGCATGGGAAAACGGTCCTCATCATTGCCCATAGATATAGCACCATTCAACATGCCGACCGCATTCTGGTTTTTGAAAAAGGCCAGATAGCTGAAGATGGAAGCCACGATGAACTCCATGAAGCCAACGGACTTTATCGCAGGTTATACGAACAGCAAAAATTTTAAAGACTGATCAAGGTCTTATTGTGTATCTAAAAAGTTAGGGCGCAGTCTCCAGATAAGCCAAAAGTCACGTATGTCGGCATCAATAAATGAAATCCTCAAGTGAATCTCTGGGTGGAAAACTGGGCTTTCGTATTGGTCGCTGTTTAACGGGCCCTTCGCCACAGCCTTTTGCACACATTCATCATGATATTGAGCTGAACTACATTTTTGCTGGAAGTGTAACCTACCTCCATGGCAGTCGTGTCATCACACTACCAAGTGAACGTCTGATTCTGTTCTGGGCAGGAATACCACACCGTGTTATTCAATGGAGTGATGATGCCCGAATGGATTATATCACCATTCCGTTGGAATGGTTTCTTTCATGGGGTGCCAAAGATTCTCGACGAAGCGAGGTCTTATCCGGAGCAATGCTCTTTGACAGCAAAGTTGATGATGAATGGAGGCACTTTGACGCCTGGTGTGTTACTCGCTGGTTGAATGAGTTTGAGCAAACGAAAGATGAAAATCATGAATGCCTTAAAATAGAAGTGTCTGCCCGTATTCGTCGCCTGCTGAAAACA
The Rubellicoccus peritrichatus DNA segment above includes these coding regions:
- a CDS encoding ABC transporter ATP-binding protein translates to MLDSRSLSLAAEANAKKDEFPHLDFLLRIARDMWFHDLQSLKAIIPYLSYLKPHRKLFLLGTALSILFGLSSGLGIPVIVETLMKDVLENREQIKTIWPIVGIGAITVGIFVVRGLAGFFGGYLLSSVGMAISVRLRQDLFEKMQALPLAYFEKNKTGDLLTKVNNDANAIQTMIIEVAGESIRQPATMIAAIGTLIYMSITNGEFFYLLLFLLTVPILVIPVKLIGRHLKKRGRQLQDSHAEVMQHLNENLDALQEVRSFSLEEPQQREFNNRLETNKTIQLKLKKYELSQQPSMEIIISIAIVAVFVFAFQAGIEFSIFAKLAVLLYFTFDPLKRIMKMVNLVNKTEGSLHRVEEIMDMPLPMVDPPDPKPLDVANGEIAFKDVNFAYDEEPVLRKMTVALDAGKSVALVGPSGAGKSTFAKLVPRFYDTSDGVISIDGTDVRDVRQADLRRNIAVVSQHPVLFDASIMDNIRIGKPDASREEVEEAAKRAFAHDFIERFDDGYETICGERGDRLSGGQKQRIALARAFLKDAPILILDEATSALDSESERFIQKALADLMHGKTVLIIAHRYSTIQHADRILVFEKGQIAEDGSHDELHEANGLYRRLYEQQKF
- a CDS encoding helix-turn-helix domain-containing protein, with product MKSSSESLGGKLGFRIGRCLTGPSPQPFAHIHHDIELNYIFAGSVTYLHGSRVITLPSERLILFWAGIPHRVIQWSDDARMDYITIPLEWFLSWGAKDSRRSEVLSGAMLFDSKVDDEWRHFDAWCVTRWLNEFEQTKDENHECLKIEVSARIRRLLKTGEMNTKQRKNASIGHDKLALALEYISTHFDQSITAEDIAHAVGYHPNYFQSLFRKTCNLTLWDYLTHYRVSQAQRMLLETDWPVTTIAFECGFGSSSSFYRAFEKINAGESPVDFRKRVTAVSK